One genomic window of Diospyros lotus cultivar Yz01 chromosome 8, ASM1463336v1, whole genome shotgun sequence includes the following:
- the LOC127808959 gene encoding uncharacterized protein LOC127808959 has translation MSGTGSTEASSATVSILKRKSNDVGWEYGMLIDPKNMDKVKCKLCSKVMSGGVYRVKEHIGHISGNVSACPKASPDDRAKCKNAIEEARNKKKNKKKEEDLMRSTVNISEKGEGNGDDELQELGSNNPPRTLGPMDKFASSISPEAGSSVKMTQRQQNINEALFKERTQTVREYCARWVYEHGIPFNAIDNDSFKLFVEAVGQFGPGFNPPSQYQLRETLLKGEVDRMKGLLKKHEEEWARNGCSIMTDAWSDRKRRSIMNLCVNSNAGTAFLSSKESSEEAHTSELIFEYVDKCIEQVGPQNVVQVVTDNAANNMGAAKLLKVKRPNIFWTSCATHTINLMLESIGKLPRYKKVIDQAKSLTIFIYAHHKTLSLMRSFTKKRDIVRPGVTRFASSFLTLQSLMEKKSQLRAMFTSSEWEECKWSKTVKGKAAYATVLSIAFWNGVTICLKVFAPLVRVLRIVDADKKSSMGFLYGEINQAKKDIKEALNNLEKNYLPIMEIIDARVKDRLDSPLHFAAYLLNPYYLFKDMDMQFDNELMDGFFNAVEMFFYGDDRMQGHILNVELPKYTCKEGVFGKSWAIQGCATNDDNYNPVKWWMTYGNQTPNLQRMARRILSLTSSSSGCERNWSTFEGIHTKKRNRLDVNRLNNLVFVQFNAKLMNKQKREKERNVDVLLASDASNAQGWIVDGEDERTS, from the exons ATGTCTGGAACGGGGAGTACGGAAGCATCGTCCGCTACCGtctcaattcttaaaaggaagtcaaatgatgtGGGGTGGGAGTATGGGATGCTAATTGATCCCAAGAATATGGACAAAGTCAAATGCAAGTTATGCAGTAAGGTGATGTCTGGCGGTGTTTACCGAGTTAAAGAACACATTGGCCATATTTCTGGAAATGTGTCTGCATGTCCAAAAGCTTCTCCAGATGATAGAGCCAAATGCAAGAATGCAATTGAGGAGGCAaggaataaaaagaagaataagaaaaaggaagaagatctGATGAGATCAACAGTCAATATTTCTGAAAAGGGGGAAGGGAATGGCGATGATGAATTGCAAGAATTAGGGAGTAATAACCCACCCCGCACACTTGGCCCTATGGATAAATTTGCAAGCTCCATCAGCCCTGAAGCTGGTTCAAGTGTAAAAATGACACAAAGACAACAAAATATCAATGAAGCACTCTTTAAAGAGAGGACACAGACAGTCCGTGAATATTGTGCTAGGTGGGTCTATGAGCACGGTATTCCTTTCAATGCCATTGATAATGACAGTTTCAAGTTGTTTGTTGAGGCagttggtcaatttgggccaGGCTTCAATCCTCCTAGTCAATACCAGTTGAGGGAAACGTTGCTAAAGGGGGAAGTTGACAGGATGAAAGGTTTGttaaagaagcatgaagaagagtgggcaagaaatgggtgctccattatgacagatgcttggagtgatagaaaaagaaggagcatcatgaacttatgtgttaattctaatgccggtactgctttcctttcttctaaaGAATCTTCAGAGGAggcacatacaagtgaactcatttttgagtatgtggacaaatgcattgagcaagttgggccacaaaatgtTGTCCAAGTGGTAACTGACAATGCTGCCAACAATATGGGAGCGGCAAAGTTATTGAAGGTGAAGAGACCCAATATCttttggacatcatgtgctactcacaccatcaatttaATGCTTGAAAGCATTGGAAAACTGCCAAGGTACAAAAAAGTCATTGATCAAGCCAAGAGTTTGACAATCTTTATTTATGCACATCATAAGACCTTatccttaatgaggtcatttacaaagaagagggatatagtgagaccaggtgtcactagatttgcttcttctttccttactcTACAAAGTTTAATGGAGAAAAAGAGCCAATTGAGGGCAATGTTTACTAGCTCTGAGTGGGAGGAGTGCAAGTGGTCAAAGactgttaaagggaaagcagccTATGCAACTGTGTTAAGTattgctttctggaatggtgtgactatatgtcttaaggtttttgcacctttggtgagggtgcttcgaattgttgatgcagataAGAAGTcttctatgggctttttatatGGAGAGATTAATCAGGCAAAAAAGGATATTAAGGAGGCCCTAAACAATCTTGAAAAGAACTATTTGCCTATTATGGAAATTATTGATGCAAGAgtgaaagataggctagatagtccatTGCATTTTgcggcttaccttttgaatccatATTATTTGTTCAAAGATATGGATATGCAATTTGATAATGAACTGATGGATGGGTTTTTTAATGCCGTGGAGATGTTTTTTTATGGTGATGATCGCATGCAAGGGCATATTttaaatgttgagttgccaaaaTATACTTGCAAAGAAGGAGTTTTTGGAAAGTCATGGGCAATTCAAGGGTGTGCAACAAATGATGATAATTATAACCCAG TTAaatggtggatgacttatggaaatcaaacaccaaacttgcaacgaatggcgagAAGGATCCTCTCGTTAACTAGTAGTTCatccggttgtgaaagaaattggagtacttttgaaggg atacatacgaagaaaagaaatagactagatgttaatcgattgaacaatctagtctttgtccaatttaatgcaaaactgatgaacaagcaaaaaagggagaaggagaggaatgttgatgtgctacttgctagtgatgctagtaatgcacaaggatggatcgttgatggagaagatga gagaacttcatga